One Catharus ustulatus isolate bCatUst1 chromosome 2, bCatUst1.pri.v2, whole genome shotgun sequence genomic window carries:
- the TEAD4 gene encoding transcriptional enhancer factor TEF-3 isoform X2, producing MQSMATMSSAQIISATAFHSKMALPGLTRPAYPAVSGFWQGPLPGQAGSSQDVKPFSQQPYAVQPPLPIPGFESPTGLSPSPSAPAWQGRRVASSKLWMLEFSAFLEQQQDQDTYNKHLFVHIGQSSPSYNDPYLEAVDIRQIYDKFPEKKGGLKELFERGPANAFFLVKFWADLNTNIEDESRSFYGVSSQYESPENMVITCSTKVCSFGKQVVEKVETEYARYENGHYSYRIHRSPLCEYMINFIHKLKHLPEKYMMNSVLENFTILQVVTNRDTQETLLCIAYVFEVSTSDHGAQHHIYRLVKD from the exons ATGCAGAGTATGGCTACAATGTCATCTGCCCAGATTATCTCTGCAACTGCCTTCCATAGTAAAATGGCCTTGCCTGGTCTCACACGACCAGCCTACCCTGCTGTTTCTGGG TTTTGGCAAGGACCATTGCCAGGCCAAGCTGGATCTTCCCAGGA CGTGAAACCTTTTTCTCAACAACCTTATGCTGTACAGCCTCCACTTCCAATACCAG GGTTTGAATCTCCTACTGGCCTCTCACCTTCCCCATCAGCACCAGCTTGGCAAGGACGAAGGGTTGCTAGCTCCAAACTTTGGATGTTAGAGTTCTCTGCATTCTTGGAACAACAACAAGACCAAGACACA TATAACAAACACCTGTTTGTGCACATTGGACAGTCGAGCCCCAGCTACAATGACCCCTACCTCGAGGCAGTGGATATCCGGCAGATCTATGACAAGTTCCCTGAGAAGAAAGGGGGCCTGAAGGAGCTCTTTGAAAGGGGGCCAGCTAATGCCTTCTTCCTTGTCAAATTCTGG GCTGATTTGAATACCAATATTGAAGATGAATCCAGATCTTTCTATGGTGTTTCCAGCCAGTATGAGAGCCCAGAAAACATGGTCATTACTTGTTCCACCAAAGTGTGTTCCTTTGGAAAGCAGGTGGTAGAGAAAGTAGAG ACAGAGTATGCACGCTATGAAAATGGACACTATTCCTACCGCATCCACCGCTCCCCTCTCTGCGAATACATGATCAACTTCATCCATAAACTCAAGCACCTTCCTGAGAAGTACATGATGAACAGTGTGCTGGAGAACTTCACTATCTTACAG GTTGTGACAaacagggacacacaggagaCCTTGCTGTGCATAGCATATGTTTTTGAAGTATCAACTAGTGACCATGGTGCCCAACATCACATCTACCGGCTGGTGAAGGACTAG